Proteins encoded by one window of Roseibium sp. Sym1:
- a CDS encoding tripartite tricarboxylate transporter substrate binding protein: MLMRSSIVTAAGGLMIATVAAAQAAECPAGFPAGPISMQVGYAAGGGTDTVARKFASQLEEMTGWTVVVENKPGAAGGVMATGLMARPADGRTIGAGTSTTLAITPYEKPDIKYTYEDFDYLGTGMLLNYALVAMEDKPYDTLEEFIAWAKENGRATVSVGSVSYEIAVRQIAQHFGVDLVPIPSGGSSSALKDALGGHVDATVQGTAHVPQIEAGKMVQLATLTSDRAVYAPDTKTLLESGMEFSMDGHIIFFLPKGTPEDIKTCLSDSLSEVTGSEQYTKFVSDLETTASNLGPDGVKEFLAEKSVFYKAELAK; this comes from the coding sequence ATGCTCATGAGAAGTTCCATCGTCACTGCCGCGGGCGGACTGATGATTGCAACGGTCGCCGCCGCTCAGGCTGCAGAATGCCCTGCGGGATTCCCGGCGGGGCCGATCTCGATGCAGGTCGGGTATGCCGCGGGCGGCGGCACGGACACGGTGGCGCGCAAATTCGCGTCCCAGCTCGAAGAGATGACCGGGTGGACGGTTGTTGTCGAGAACAAGCCGGGGGCCGCTGGCGGCGTCATGGCCACAGGTCTGATGGCACGTCCGGCAGACGGCAGGACGATCGGTGCCGGCACCAGCACGACGCTGGCGATTACGCCCTACGAAAAGCCGGACATCAAGTACACCTACGAGGACTTCGACTATCTCGGAACCGGCATGCTCCTGAACTACGCGCTGGTCGCGATGGAAGACAAGCCCTACGACACGCTTGAAGAGTTCATTGCCTGGGCCAAGGAAAACGGCCGGGCGACCGTGTCCGTCGGATCGGTCAGCTACGAGATCGCCGTGCGCCAGATTGCACAGCATTTCGGCGTGGACCTGGTGCCGATCCCTTCGGGCGGCTCGTCGTCCGCGCTCAAGGATGCACTCGGCGGTCACGTCGACGCGACCGTTCAGGGCACCGCGCATGTGCCCCAGATCGAGGCTGGAAAAATGGTGCAGCTCGCCACGCTCACGAGCGACCGCGCGGTCTATGCACCAGACACGAAGACGCTGCTGGAAAGCGGCATGGAATTTTCCATGGACGGGCACATCATCTTTTTCCTGCCCAAGGGAACTCCTGAAGACATCAAGACATGCCTTTCAGACTCGCTGAGCGAAGTGACCGGGTCTGAGCAGTACACCAAGTTCGTGTCGGACCTCGAAACGACGGCCAGCAACCTCGGCCCGGATGGCGTGAAGGAGTTCCTCGCCGAAAAGTCCGTGTTTTACAAGGCTGAACTGGCAAAATGA
- a CDS encoding tripartite tricarboxylate transporter TctB family protein, with protein MIATDRILGGAVAGFGVFLLLYLIPNYVTSMPGELRDPSLFPRIAAWMILVLGAIQVFLPGPNGRLPSLGEVGRAALVVVALTLVTLALPRIGIIAGGIVLMAFSAALMFEKRLLWLAVTVLFVPVCVWGLFEVLFGRPLP; from the coding sequence ATGATTGCCACGGACCGCATTCTGGGAGGCGCCGTCGCGGGGTTCGGCGTCTTCCTGCTGCTTTACCTGATCCCGAACTACGTCACCTCCATGCCCGGCGAATTGCGCGATCCTTCGCTGTTTCCGCGCATTGCCGCCTGGATGATTCTGGTACTCGGTGCAATTCAGGTTTTTCTGCCCGGCCCGAATGGCCGGTTGCCCTCGCTTGGTGAGGTTGGCCGTGCCGCTCTTGTGGTGGTTGCACTGACCCTGGTCACGCTCGCACTTCCCCGTATCGGCATCATCGCTGGTGGAATTGTCCTCATGGCGTTTTCAGCCGCCCTGATGTTCGAAAAACGGCTGCTTTGGCTGGCCGTCACCGTTCTGTTCGTCCCGGTCTGTGTCTGGGGCCTGTTTGAAGTCTTGTTCGGCCGTCCGTTGCCTTGA
- a CDS encoding tripartite tricarboxylate transporter permease — protein sequence MLDLSIILDGLISAFTLTNLFYIVAGVAIGQLVGATPGLSIIMAMAIAVPLTFAMDTLSAIAFLISVNKGGTIGGAVPSILLNVPGTPESAATALDGHPMAKKGKPLKAMKYGLSYSFAGDLGSDIVLILIAAPLALVALKMGPVEITALMILAFTVITGLVGASMIKGLTAAAMGFLAASIGLDPGSATPRFTFGMLELYDGLHLTALSIGLLAMSEILGSIARSNRSQSGQSPISVNQGSKADRSVTWSELLANKFVVVRAFVIGTVIGAIPGLGSTTAGFLSYSANKQAAKDPEAFGTGDPRGIAATETANSAVVGANLIPLLTLGIPGNIAAALLVSGFMIHGIQPGPLLFQEQGELIYGMFGAMLIANFANLAVGQFGMRFWALIVSAPASVVFPASMLLCLAGSYVSAGGYFGIWLMIITAVLGWLMVVFGYSIVAFIVAFILTPELERAILQSRLLIQDDWSQILNHPIALALLACALASMIYLGPKRRSKPVTPGKTEEVSSDT from the coding sequence ATGCTCGACCTTTCGATAATTCTTGATGGGCTGATCTCGGCCTTCACACTGACAAACCTGTTCTACATTGTGGCCGGAGTGGCCATAGGCCAGCTCGTGGGCGCAACGCCCGGGCTCTCGATCATCATGGCCATGGCGATTGCGGTCCCGTTGACCTTCGCAATGGATACGCTTTCGGCAATCGCGTTTCTGATCTCGGTCAACAAGGGCGGCACAATCGGCGGCGCGGTGCCTTCGATCCTGCTCAATGTGCCCGGCACGCCGGAATCGGCCGCGACCGCGCTCGACGGTCATCCGATGGCCAAGAAGGGCAAGCCGCTCAAGGCGATGAAATACGGTCTGTCCTATTCTTTCGCGGGCGACCTCGGCTCGGACATCGTGCTTATCCTGATCGCCGCGCCGCTGGCACTGGTGGCATTGAAGATGGGGCCGGTGGAGATCACGGCCCTGATGATCCTCGCCTTCACCGTCATCACCGGCCTTGTCGGCGCATCGATGATCAAGGGACTGACGGCGGCGGCGATGGGCTTTTTGGCAGCGTCGATCGGGCTCGACCCCGGCAGCGCCACGCCGCGTTTCACCTTCGGAATGCTGGAACTCTACGACGGACTGCACCTGACGGCCCTCTCGATCGGTCTTCTGGCCATGAGCGAGATCCTCGGCTCGATCGCCCGCTCGAACCGGTCCCAAAGCGGCCAGTCGCCGATCAGCGTGAACCAGGGATCGAAGGCGGACCGGAGTGTCACCTGGTCCGAACTGCTGGCCAACAAATTCGTCGTGGTTCGCGCATTCGTCATCGGGACGGTCATCGGAGCGATCCCGGGTCTCGGCTCCACCACGGCCGGTTTCCTGAGCTATTCGGCGAACAAGCAGGCCGCCAAGGACCCCGAAGCCTTCGGCACCGGCGATCCGCGCGGCATCGCCGCGACGGAAACGGCCAACAGCGCCGTGGTCGGCGCGAACCTTATCCCGCTGCTGACTCTCGGCATTCCGGGAAACATTGCCGCCGCCCTGCTGGTCTCGGGCTTCATGATCCACGGCATACAGCCGGGGCCACTTCTCTTCCAGGAACAGGGTGAACTGATCTACGGGATGTTCGGCGCGATGCTCATCGCCAATTTCGCCAATCTCGCGGTCGGACAGTTCGGCATGCGGTTCTGGGCATTGATCGTGTCGGCTCCTGCCTCTGTCGTCTTCCCGGCCTCTATGCTCCTGTGTCTCGCCGGCTCCTATGTTTCGGCGGGCGGCTATTTCGGCATCTGGCTGATGATCATCACCGCCGTTTTGGGATGGCTCATGGTGGTGTTCGGCTACTCCATCGTCGCCTTTATCGTCGCGTTCATCCTGACACCGGAACTGGAGCGGGCGATCCTGCAGTCGCGCCTGCTGATCCAGGATGACTGGTCCCAGATCCTGAACCATCCGATTGCCCTCGCGCTTCTGGCCTGTGCCCTCGCTTCCATGATCTATCTGGGGCCGAAACGGCGCTCAAAACCGGTCACTCCGGGAAAGACCGAAGAGGTTTCCAGTGACACCTGA
- a CDS encoding alpha/beta fold hydrolase encodes MTPDHETTFVCLPSVGRPGSDMQPLADALGSRAICPEPVTRAPVGATFEDIAEDAVSAAGSAERVVFVGHAYGGHVALAAGGLLGRRTAGVVVIGIGARSYPAELGTLIDRAADPSRDLSDRRDALATGFFDGPVPDTWLTGWSGELMAYQRAARRNIANPDLLKAAGAPVLDLIGANDPFRPPASHGDLRDVLGSRVRVEVIDGAKHALPEERLEDVTHAVCRWMADLAGLGTQAGMKEGQG; translated from the coding sequence GTGACACCTGACCACGAAACCACCTTCGTCTGCCTGCCGTCGGTCGGCCGGCCCGGCAGCGACATGCAGCCACTTGCCGATGCGCTGGGTAGCCGGGCGATATGTCCCGAACCGGTTACCCGCGCGCCGGTGGGTGCGACATTCGAGGATATCGCCGAAGACGCTGTCTCGGCGGCAGGAAGCGCGGAACGGGTCGTGTTCGTCGGGCATGCCTATGGTGGTCACGTCGCCCTGGCGGCGGGGGGGCTGCTCGGACGGCGAACCGCCGGGGTCGTGGTGATCGGGATCGGTGCAAGATCCTATCCGGCTGAGCTGGGCACTCTCATAGACAGGGCGGCAGATCCTTCCCGCGATCTTTCCGATCGCCGCGATGCCCTGGCAACCGGTTTTTTCGATGGTCCGGTCCCCGACACCTGGCTGACCGGATGGTCCGGAGAATTGATGGCCTACCAGCGGGCGGCCCGAAGAAATATTGCAAATCCGGACCTGCTGAAGGCCGCCGGCGCGCCGGTTCTGGACCTGATTGGCGCCAACGATCCGTTTCGTCCGCCAGCGTCTCATGGCGACCTTCGGGACGTCCTGGGCAGTCGTGTGCGCGTCGAGGTGATCGACGGCGCCAAGCATGCATTGCCGGAGGAAAGACTTGAAGACGTCACGCACGCCGTCTGCCGATGGATGGCCGACCTGGCCGGACTGGGAACGCAAGCAGGAATGAAAGAAGGTCAAGGATGA
- a CDS encoding carboxymuconolactone decarboxylase family protein, translating to MKEQVSVLSAQEAGNGEKSSARIPLPGPDTWSDAQRAVMEAVRNGPRGEVVGPIRAAIHNADLADRWQRLGAVLRYETVFPPALSELAILVTARRWNSELEWTIHADIARKSGLSEAVVGAIRDGQMPAFDDPAQEEVYRYTCELQSTGQVSDKCYAPIVDRWGPKGVVELTAICGYYVLVAMTLNAHRIPLPPGRSPELFREGTRPATELHEFPPRGSDRVL from the coding sequence ATGAAAGAGCAGGTCTCGGTTCTGTCTGCACAGGAAGCCGGCAACGGCGAGAAGAGCAGCGCACGCATTCCGCTTCCGGGGCCGGACACATGGTCGGACGCGCAACGTGCGGTGATGGAGGCGGTCAGGAATGGTCCGAGGGGAGAAGTTGTCGGCCCCATTCGCGCCGCCATCCATAACGCCGATCTCGCCGACCGCTGGCAACGGCTTGGCGCCGTGCTGCGCTATGAAACAGTCTTCCCGCCAGCGCTCAGCGAGCTCGCCATCCTCGTGACCGCCCGCCGCTGGAACAGCGAACTGGAATGGACCATCCATGCCGACATCGCGCGCAAGAGCGGGCTGAGCGAGGCCGTTGTCGGCGCCATCCGGGACGGCCAAATGCCGGCGTTCGACGATCCCGCACAGGAGGAGGTGTACCGGTATACCTGCGAGCTTCAATCCACGGGACAGGTTTCCGACAAATGCTACGCGCCGATTGTCGACCGCTGGGGGCCGAAAGGTGTCGTCGAGCTGACCGCGATCTGCGGCTACTACGTCCTGGTCGCAATGACATTGAATGCGCATCGCATTCCTCTGCCGCCGGGCCGCAGCCCGGAACTGTTCCGCGAAGGGACAAGACCTGCGACCGAGCTGCATGAATTTCCACCTCGAGGGTCAGACCGTGTTCTATGA
- a CDS encoding flavin reductase family protein: MFYDPRSQSHGLAHDPWLALVVPRPIGWISTVSAAGVPNLAPYSFFNAVSARPPFVMFASGKRKDTLTNAQETGVFAVNMAVASLSGEMNETSAELDPDMDEFAYAGLDMAPCQNIDCPHVADSPVVIECLLNHVHQLSPSSGRDCTTEIAYGEVVGIHIDDSVIRDGRVSLSGLAPIARLGYLDFAQLRDPFTMARPTSRVRDE; this comes from the coding sequence GTGTTCTATGATCCCCGAAGCCAGTCCCACGGACTTGCCCATGATCCGTGGCTGGCCCTTGTTGTGCCGCGCCCGATCGGCTGGATTTCAACCGTCTCGGCGGCAGGTGTTCCCAACCTCGCGCCCTACAGTTTCTTCAACGCGGTGTCGGCCCGTCCTCCCTTTGTAATGTTCGCGTCCGGCAAGCGGAAGGACACCTTGACCAACGCGCAGGAAACCGGCGTGTTCGCCGTGAACATGGCGGTGGCCTCCCTCTCCGGTGAGATGAACGAGACCTCGGCCGAGCTTGATCCCGACATGGACGAGTTTGCCTATGCCGGCCTGGACATGGCGCCCTGCCAGAATATCGATTGCCCGCATGTTGCCGACTCGCCGGTCGTTATTGAATGCCTGTTGAACCATGTCCACCAGCTGTCCCCTTCAAGCGGCAGGGACTGCACGACCGAGATCGCTTACGGCGAAGTCGTTGGAATACATATCGACGACAGCGTGATCAGGGACGGCCGGGTGTCGCTGTCCGGGCTCGCGCCGATCGCACGGCTTGGCTACTTGGATTTCGCGCAACTGCGTGACCCGTTCACGATGGCACGACCGACAAGCCGGGTGCGTGATGAGTGA
- a CDS encoding alpha/beta fold hydrolase translates to MSETAFIETAAGARLSFRLDRAEPSRPWLVFSNSVLTDMSIWDAQIAALHGNCNILRYDQQGHGASSLAADALSFPDYAADLLTVMDACGVSTCCFVGLSMGVPTGLAALSVAPGRFTAFVAVDGVAKSAPGREVFWSERRSTAERDGMATIAAGTVPRWLPGDTDSERARHLADMIAATPVKGFAAATHALQRYDHSAALQLLTCPFLGMAGELDGAMPDAMRTQFGGLANAEFANIPDAGHLPGFQCPEAFNHRLLSFLHSNMPAAFKETS, encoded by the coding sequence ATGAGTGAAACGGCGTTCATTGAAACGGCAGCAGGCGCAAGGCTCTCGTTTCGCCTGGACCGCGCGGAGCCTTCAAGACCCTGGCTGGTGTTTTCCAACTCGGTCCTCACGGACATGTCCATCTGGGACGCCCAGATCGCAGCCCTGCACGGCAACTGCAACATCCTGAGATATGACCAGCAAGGGCACGGAGCCTCCTCGCTGGCCGCGGACGCCCTGTCTTTCCCGGACTACGCCGCGGATCTGCTGACTGTCATGGATGCGTGCGGTGTCTCGACATGCTGCTTTGTCGGCCTTTCGATGGGTGTCCCCACCGGGCTTGCCGCCCTGTCCGTTGCCCCCGGCCGCTTCACCGCATTCGTCGCGGTCGACGGCGTGGCCAAAAGTGCACCCGGACGCGAAGTCTTCTGGAGCGAACGGCGCAGCACGGCAGAGAGAGACGGCATGGCGACGATTGCCGCAGGAACCGTTCCGCGTTGGCTGCCCGGTGACACGGACAGCGAACGTGCCCGGCATCTCGCCGACATGATAGCCGCAACCCCGGTCAAAGGTTTCGCCGCCGCCACCCACGCGCTTCAACGCTACGATCACTCGGCCGCACTGCAGCTGCTGACTTGTCCCTTTCTCGGCATGGCGGGCGAATTGGACGGTGCCATGCCGGACGCAATGCGCACGCAATTCGGCGGGCTCGCCAACGCGGAATTCGCAAATATCCCCGATGCCGGGCATTTGCCGGGATTCCAGTGTCCGGAAGCCTTCAACCACCGTCTTCTCAGCTTTCTTCATTCCAACATGCCTGCCGCGTTCAAGGAGACCAGTTGA
- a CDS encoding CaiB/BaiF CoA transferase family protein, giving the protein MPGPLSHVRVLDLSRIMAGPWCGQILADLGADVIKVERLGEGDDTRRWGPPFLADSNGNPTGEAGYYLSVNRGKRSVELDLKSEEGREAVRQLARTSDILLENFKAGTLDRMGLGYDELKVINPQLIYCSVTGFGLSGPRAKDAAYDFMIQGLGGLMSVTGAPDGEPGEGPQKVGVPIVDIMTGMYAAVGVLAALANRNVTGKGDHIDLAMLDVSVATLANQATNYLVSGRPPARRGNRHPNIQPQNVYPVADGHIVLAVGNDGQFRKFAGVIGHPALADDPRFATNAARVENLKDLEDVVISALSEGTVADWTSALAEAGVPSGPINTIDRVFEEAQVRHRQMLRDIPHPLSGTLKQVVSPLNFRNAPLSFDAAPPLLGQHTDEILSALGLGKAR; this is encoded by the coding sequence ATGCCCGGACCGCTTTCACACGTTCGAGTTCTTGATCTCAGCCGGATCATGGCAGGTCCATGGTGTGGCCAGATCCTCGCCGACCTCGGTGCGGATGTCATCAAGGTCGAACGACTGGGAGAAGGCGATGACACCAGACGCTGGGGCCCGCCTTTTCTGGCGGACAGCAACGGCAACCCGACCGGCGAGGCCGGCTATTATCTCTCCGTCAACCGCGGCAAGCGCTCGGTGGAACTCGACCTGAAGAGCGAGGAGGGCCGCGAAGCCGTTCGGCAGCTCGCCCGAACATCGGACATTCTGCTCGAGAACTTCAAGGCAGGAACACTGGACCGGATGGGGCTGGGTTATGACGAGCTGAAAGTGATCAACCCGCAACTCATCTATTGCTCGGTAACCGGTTTCGGACTGTCGGGTCCCCGTGCGAAAGACGCGGCCTACGACTTCATGATCCAGGGCCTGGGCGGACTGATGAGTGTGACGGGCGCCCCTGATGGCGAGCCCGGCGAAGGGCCACAGAAAGTGGGCGTTCCCATCGTTGACATAATGACGGGCATGTATGCTGCCGTTGGCGTTCTGGCCGCTCTGGCGAACCGGAACGTGACCGGCAAGGGGGATCACATCGATCTTGCCATGCTGGATGTCTCGGTTGCCACGCTGGCCAATCAGGCGACGAACTATCTTGTCTCGGGCCGGCCTCCCGCCCGCCGCGGCAACCGGCATCCGAACATCCAGCCGCAGAACGTTTACCCGGTTGCTGACGGGCATATCGTTCTGGCGGTCGGCAATGACGGGCAATTCCGTAAATTCGCCGGTGTGATAGGTCACCCGGCGCTGGCCGATGATCCCAGGTTCGCAACCAATGCGGCACGGGTTGAAAACCTGAAAGACCTCGAAGACGTGGTGATCTCCGCCCTGTCCGAAGGCACGGTCGCCGACTGGACCTCGGCCCTCGCCGAAGCCGGTGTGCCTTCGGGCCCGATCAACACCATCGACCGGGTCTTCGAAGAGGCCCAGGTCCGGCACCGGCAAATGTTGCGCGACATCCCCCATCCGCTGAGCGGGACACTGAAACAGGTGGTCAGCCCCCTGAATTTCCGAAATGCTCCTCTTTCCTTCGACGCGGCGCCGCCGCTCCTGGGGCAGCATACGGATGAAATCCTGTCGGCCCTCGGCCTGGGGAAAGCCCGATAA
- a CDS encoding enoyl-CoA hydratase/isomerase family protein, which produces MSRFETLHLEIADFVATVTIARPPVNAQNNRFREELVEVIDQLGDRSDVRAIIITGEGKAFSAGADLSERPTQEPGQYTAHNRRVRASFDCLLECPKPVIAAVNGAAIGAGCVTALCCDIIVVAEEGFLQMTEVMVGLAGGVAHVRRHFGESDARLLIYTARRFYGNDLLRMNVASACPPKNNLLETARGIAADIAKASPSAIRAAKKSFQVTEGLSVYEGYRFEQGQTKMLSTSEDTAEAMAAFREKRAPVFKD; this is translated from the coding sequence ATGAGCCGTTTTGAAACCCTGCACCTGGAGATTGCCGATTTTGTCGCGACGGTCACAATCGCCCGTCCACCGGTCAACGCCCAGAACAACCGCTTCCGCGAGGAACTCGTCGAAGTGATCGACCAGCTAGGTGACCGCAGCGATGTGCGCGCGATCATCATTACCGGTGAAGGCAAGGCCTTTTCCGCGGGAGCGGACCTGTCCGAGCGCCCGACACAGGAGCCCGGCCAGTACACCGCGCACAACCGGCGTGTGCGCGCGAGTTTCGACTGCCTGCTGGAGTGTCCCAAGCCCGTCATTGCCGCCGTGAACGGCGCAGCCATCGGGGCCGGCTGCGTGACGGCTCTTTGCTGCGATATCATCGTCGTTGCGGAAGAGGGGTTCCTGCAGATGACCGAGGTCATGGTTGGACTTGCGGGCGGCGTCGCCCATGTCCGCAGGCATTTCGGCGAGAGCGATGCCCGGTTGCTGATTTACACCGCCCGCCGCTTCTACGGAAACGACCTTCTCAGAATGAACGTCGCCTCCGCCTGTCCACCGAAGAACAACCTATTGGAAACCGCACGCGGCATTGCAGCCGACATCGCCAAGGCAAGTCCTTCCGCGATACGGGCGGCCAAGAAATCCTTTCAGGTCACCGAGGGCCTGTCGGTCTATGAGGGTTACCGCTTCGAACAGGGCCAGACCAAGATGCTTTCGACTTCGGAAGACACCGCGGAGGCTATGGCGGCGTTTCGCGAGAAACGTGCGCCGGTGTTCAAGGACTGA
- a CDS encoding GntR family transcriptional regulator, with product MKLENPTVRALQKSNVSRYIQLASLFRQRIESGEWDVGDQIPTVKELADQCGVATMTIRQSLDILEKDGLIERFRAKGTFVRARPKQDLWCEVKTDWSGMLIARQDASIEILSDLRNTDLPKNDCEIGNAAPGYRHLRRRHSRNGVAFLLADIYVDERICPDIPEDCYSKVTAMRLVSEIEGQTITDAKQIVTIGAADLHTSNELNISIGDPVAKVQRVAVNQHGDIILLANGIYRGDMMRIEFKLR from the coding sequence GTGAAGCTTGAAAACCCGACGGTCAGGGCGCTGCAGAAAAGCAATGTTTCACGCTATATCCAGCTTGCCAGCCTGTTTCGCCAGCGCATCGAAAGCGGCGAGTGGGACGTTGGGGACCAGATTCCGACGGTGAAGGAGCTGGCCGACCAGTGCGGTGTGGCCACGATGACCATTCGTCAATCGCTCGATATCCTGGAAAAGGACGGGCTGATCGAACGGTTTCGGGCCAAGGGAACCTTCGTTCGCGCGCGGCCCAAACAGGACCTGTGGTGTGAAGTGAAGACCGACTGGTCTGGAATGCTGATTGCCCGCCAGGACGCGAGCATCGAGATCCTGTCGGACCTACGCAACACCGATCTTCCGAAAAACGACTGTGAAATCGGCAATGCCGCGCCCGGCTATCGGCACCTGAGACGACGGCACAGCAGGAACGGGGTCGCTTTCCTGCTGGCGGACATCTACGTCGACGAGAGGATCTGTCCGGACATCCCCGAGGACTGCTATTCCAAGGTGACGGCCATGCGGCTTGTCTCGGAAATCGAAGGCCAGACGATAACCGATGCCAAGCAGATCGTCACAATCGGCGCTGCCGACCTTCACACCTCGAATGAACTGAACATTTCCATAGGCGATCCCGTGGCCAAGGTTCAACGTGTTGCCGTCAACCAGCACGGAGACATCATTCTGCTTGCGAACGGCATTTATCGCGGTGACATGATGCGCATCGAATTCAAGCTCAGGTAA
- a CDS encoding glutathione S-transferase family protein → MVGMKLHWSGRSPFVRKVMIVLHETGLLETVELSSATVALHLPPSQELLADNPLGKIPALVIENGQVLFDSRVICEYLDNRADGGMFPKSGPARYQQLRWQALGDGLADILLIWRTELLRETGSWEAVTDGWLAKTRAAMSQLERDADELGEHPFGIGQISVVCALGQMDARWPDCDWRNHFPALAALEVEWRSRPSVKATAIVHDGETGRDSLTAGHLTFGG, encoded by the coding sequence ATGGTCGGAATGAAACTTCACTGGTCGGGGCGATCACCGTTCGTGCGCAAGGTCATGATCGTCCTTCATGAAACAGGGCTTCTGGAAACCGTGGAGTTGTCGAGTGCCACCGTCGCGCTGCACCTGCCGCCAAGTCAGGAACTTCTGGCCGATAACCCGTTGGGCAAGATCCCCGCGCTGGTTATCGAGAACGGGCAGGTTCTTTTCGACAGCAGGGTGATTTGTGAATATCTCGACAACCGGGCCGACGGCGGCATGTTCCCAAAATCCGGGCCGGCGCGGTATCAGCAACTGCGATGGCAGGCACTTGGGGATGGCCTGGCAGACATCCTGTTGATCTGGCGCACCGAGTTGCTGCGTGAAACAGGATCCTGGGAGGCTGTCACCGATGGCTGGCTGGCGAAGACCCGGGCGGCAATGTCGCAGCTCGAGCGGGACGCAGACGAGCTCGGCGAACACCCTTTCGGGATCGGGCAGATCTCGGTTGTCTGTGCGCTTGGCCAGATGGATGCACGATGGCCGGACTGCGACTGGCGCAACCACTTTCCGGCCCTCGCGGCGTTGGAAGTTGAATGGCGATCGAGGCCCTCGGTCAAGGCGACTGCAATCGTCCATGACGGGGAGACTGGAAGGGATAGCCTGACCGCGGGCCACCTGACGTTTGGCGGGTGA
- a CDS encoding acetyl-CoA C-acetyltransferase, producing MRDAVICEPIRTPVGGYGGSLRDVPVADLASTVLKELVRRSGIKSEDIDDVIFGQVYPNSEAPAIGRVAALDAGLDVSVPGTQLDRRCGSGLQAVITAVMCIQTGAADLIVAGGAESMSQAEYYTMGARWGLRGRDSNLVCRIGRGRVTAGGRNYPVPGGMLETAENLRREYSISREAQDRYAVASHARAVAAQKEGRFANELVPVTTKGRNGEQVFDRDEHPRADASLASLSALRPILGRTDDEATVTAGNASGQNDAAAACIVTSREKAEALGLKPYARLVSWGLAGVGPERMGIGPVPAVEKALDNAALTLADIDLIELNEAFAAQVIACLMSWKIATDDARLNVNGSGISLGHPVGATGVRILATMLRELDRRGARYGLETMCIGGGQGLAAIFERIA from the coding sequence ATGCGTGACGCAGTGATCTGCGAACCGATCCGAACACCTGTTGGAGGCTATGGCGGTTCCTTGCGGGACGTGCCGGTGGCGGACCTTGCGTCCACCGTCCTGAAGGAACTGGTAAGACGGTCCGGCATCAAAAGCGAAGACATCGATGACGTAATTTTCGGGCAGGTCTATCCCAACTCGGAGGCCCCTGCCATTGGACGGGTAGCAGCGCTCGATGCCGGTCTTGATGTTTCGGTTCCCGGAACCCAGCTTGACCGCCGCTGCGGCTCGGGGCTTCAGGCCGTCATAACGGCCGTGATGTGCATCCAGACCGGTGCTGCCGACCTGATCGTCGCGGGCGGCGCGGAATCCATGAGCCAGGCCGAGTATTACACGATGGGGGCCCGCTGGGGCCTGCGTGGACGGGATTCGAACCTGGTCTGCCGGATCGGACGGGGCCGCGTGACCGCGGGTGGCAGGAATTATCCGGTTCCGGGAGGCATGCTTGAAACGGCGGAAAACCTGCGCCGCGAATATTCCATTTCGCGTGAGGCACAGGACAGGTACGCGGTCGCTTCACACGCCAGGGCCGTTGCGGCGCAGAAAGAGGGCAGGTTCGCAAACGAACTGGTACCCGTGACAACAAAAGGCCGGAACGGTGAACAGGTATTCGACAGGGACGAACACCCGCGTGCCGATGCGAGCCTTGCCTCATTGTCCGCGCTTCGGCCGATCCTTGGCCGCACGGACGACGAGGCTACCGTGACCGCCGGCAACGCCAGCGGTCAGAACGATGCCGCGGCTGCCTGCATCGTCACCAGCCGCGAAAAGGCGGAGGCGCTCGGCCTGAAACCCTACGCCCGCCTGGTCAGCTGGGGTCTTGCCGGGGTCGGCCCAGAACGCATGGGGATCGGACCGGTGCCCGCGGTTGAAAAGGCGCTGGACAACGCAGCGCTGACGCTCGCCGACATCGACCTGATCGAATTGAACGAGGCATTTGCCGCGCAGGTCATTGCCTGCCTGATGTCCTGGAAGATTGCCACCGACGATGCACGTCTCAACGTCAACGGCTCGGGCATTTCGCTTGGACACCCGGTCGGAGCCACCGGCGTGCGGATCCTGGCAACCATGCTGCGCGAACTGGACCGGCGCGGCGCCCGGTACGGGCTGGAAACGATGTGCATCGGAGGCGGGCAAGGTCTCGCGGCGATCTTCGAAAGGATTGCGTGA